aataaagatttttattatttaaatttcttttctctTGTTGAAAAATTAgggatttatttgaatttttttttttctttttggcaaGTCAAAAGTGTTTATGCTACTAATAACTTTTCTGAGGATCTAGGAGGATTGTTGCCAAATTAGGAAGAAGAAGTTAAGTGATCATAATTACATATGGGTGCTTTTGAACAAAAGCCTAAGATTATGGTCtgaatagtaataataataatcttatTAAGGAAGTAAAGTAGACATCAAATTTACACAAAATAAAGATCACATAAGACAACAGAACCACCATAATCTTATTCTCAAGCACATAAAATCCTACATGAAGAGGACAACCCACGATTGTCTCTTCACATAGACAAACTGTGGTGATGCGTCAACTAACAATGCTTAGTGCAGAAGCATCGACGGCGCAGCCCTCGGCAGTGTCCTCCATGGAAGCCTTCTGTTTGACAAATAGCAGCACAGTTGCTCTTCCTCACGCATACACCCTTGAACCGATGGCTCTGAGACTCGCATATCCTGGCCTCAGCAACCATTGGCCCCATCTCTGCTCAACCCATCAAACAAACAATATAGAATTTATGTCAGTAAACTTTGTGGGGAGATTTTGCTAATCAAACAATACTAGCTATTGTTTTACAGCggatggttgtttattttgtttatacATGTATATGCATAGATGTAATGAGTGGAGAGGAT
This is a stretch of genomic DNA from Manihot esculenta cultivar AM560-2 chromosome 2, M.esculenta_v8, whole genome shotgun sequence. It encodes these proteins:
- the LOC110608529 gene encoding defensin Ec-AMP-D2, whose product is MKTPVRLFSAVLFLLLLLVATEMGPMVAEARICESQSHRFKGVCVRKSNCAAICQTEGFHGGHCRGLRRRCFCTKHC